The DNA sequence ACCGTCTGCTAATTCACCAACTTCTTCGGTTGCTTCTAAACGGACAATAACTTTTTTAGCAGCGCGATCACCGATTGGAGCAGGAACCATTGGTGGATTTACCTTAGCTTGATTTTCAGTTTCGCCACTGACTTTAATGTCCATCGCGTTTTCGGTTTTCCCTGATGAGTTTTCTGTTGCATTTTGTTTACAAGCCTGTAATGTTAAAAGGGCTAATGTAAAACAGGTTACGATTCTTTTCATTGTTTAAAATTTTTTACTGTTTTTTAATAGGACAAATTTATCCTAATTGAATTGTATTTGAAAATTTAGAGGTATGAGTTTTATCAGATTGACAATTATAATCTCATCTATAAATTGGGGTACTTCTTTGATCATTACCTTTTTCATCGCTGTAATATAATACAATTTTTGGAAAATTAAAATCAGTTATTTGATAGTTTTAGAATAAGAGGCTCGGTAATATTTTTCTGAGAATAATACTTCGCCTCGAAAATATTTGATTTCAAAGTATAGTTTCCTTTTTCGATGATGAATTGATTTTTGCTGTTTCTGGAAATAGGCAGATTGTAGATTTTATTATTAGAAACCCCTACCAATCTTAGAATCATATCACATCTTGAAGTGTTTTCGATAACTGCCGCCGTATTTTTTTCTTTAGGATCAGCATCATTAAGTAAGTAGTTTACAACTTCAGCATTGATCTTTTTCTTATTAATTTGATCATTTGAAATTAAAGTAGCGAACTCTCTTCTTTCATTATTAATATTGGATGAATAAGCAGGTTTATTTATGGTGTTTTTAGGAGACAGAATATCGCAACTCATCAATACCAAAAACGAAAAAAGCAGATAGAATCCTTTCATATTAATTTAAAGAAGTAAATATAACAATTAATGGAAACCTTAAAAATAAAAAACCAAAGAATTAATCTGAGCATTTATGTGAATTTCTAGACTTGAATTTTTAAATTGAGAAGAAAATGAAATATTTTAAAATTTTATTTTTTCATTTTTGCTTGGAAAGATGATAATTTCGATGCTTGTAATTTGTCAAAATTTGATATTGTTTTTAATAAAGATTATTTTAATAAGGTAAACTCAAGCTTTTTTTATCAATTTGACAATTTTTAAAAAGAAAATAAATAATTACCTTGGTCTCTAATATTAATTTAAAAATTTCAATTATGAAAAAAATTCTATCTATTGTGTTATTAACAGGTTTAGTAACTAGTGTTTTTGCACAAACATTATGGACTGATAATTTCGAATCATACCCAATTGGTAATTTAGGTACCCAAGGTGGTTGGGATAGAGATGGTAATGGAGCTTCTGGTAGTGCGAATTGGACTAAAGTTGCCAATATTGATGCAGCTCATGGGAAATCTTTTCAATTAGCCAGTACGGGAGCAAACAGCGAAGGAGAATGGCATTACCATGATACAAAATGGTCTACTAAAACTAGTGGAAATGATATTTTTGTATTAGAGTTTGATTATTATACTGGCGCAGCAAGTATCGGATATGGTATTGTTCAAATTTATGATACTGATGCAGGTTATGAAATGCCATTTGAAATTGGCTGGGATCCAACAGAAAAATATGTATATATAGCCGATCAGGGTAATGGTGTTATTTTAGTTGAAAATGCAACTCCTAATACTTGGTATCATATCAAAGCAGCATTAAATACAACTGATGGCGAAGTTAAAGTACAAGTAAATAATACAGGAGAAATTACTGAATTTTTCTCAACTCCTGGATTAGTTCCTCAAGAACTGGATTTCTTACTTCAAAGTATTTCTAACGTTGGAATTGATAATATTATAGTATCTGCAACCAGTACAGATCCTTTCTTAGCAGTTTCAGATGTGAACAGTGCTAAAGCAAAAGTTTCAGTATATCCTAACCCAGCGACGGATGTGATTAATGTGAAGTCTGATAATAAGATTTCTCAGATTTCGATCTTTGATGTTTCAGGAAAAGTAGTAAAAACAAGTTTAGAAACTTCAGTGAATGTTGAAAATCTTGCAAAAGGTACTTACCTTGTAAGCGTGAGATATGCAGATGGAACAACAGAAACTAAAAAAGTTATTAAGAAGTAATTTTTAATTTCTTATCATTAATATTTAAGGGCTACTAATTTTGTAGCCCTTATTTTTTGTTCACCAGAAAGCAATGCAAACGAAAAAAAACACGAAAAGCAGAATTATATTTATGGCAGTGAATATCCTAAAGTGATATATGGAATTGAACTCTTATTGATAGTAGAATTATATAAATCATAATATCTTGATTGGGTAATTATAATTTTTCCAGTAACAAAAGGTACAACAGAAGAAGAATAATCATTAGTGTGAAATAATTTTCCTATAATATCTGAGGTGTTATTATAATTTTCAAATCTTCTTCTAATGGTGTAGTTTTTATTGGGTTGAAGATTAATCAAAGGCAAACTCTTATAATCTTGATGCGTTGTAGAAAACGTAAAAATATTCGAATAAAGCACGGTATTATTTTCATCAACAATTTCGATGACACACGGTTTTCCCGTGTATGATTGATATCCAACGCTGCACAAATTTATTGCTTCAGTAACTTGAAAAGTATATTCATGAGTTGCTAAATCCATTGTCGTATGAATGGAATAATTTCCTGAATTGACATAGTCTGCGAAATCATTCTCCATATTCGCATTTTCTTCATCGCAGGAATTCAAATCTTTAAGAATAATTTTAATATTTGATAATGCAGAAACAGTGTTATTTGAAGCTTTTACAATCGCTGTTATAACAGGATTGGTTTCAAAATCAAAATAACTTCTTGTTAAAACATATAAATTACCTGTTGCCGCATCTATTTTTAAAGCATTAGTATTTGACTGTGATTCTATCGAATAGGTCAGATTGCCAACATTAGTAGTTCCTGTTATTTTTCCAATTAACATTTGATTGGTAGGGTTTTCATTAATACTGAATGTAAAATCATGTATTGAAACCGTAGTTTCTAAAACATCTTTTAATGAAATTGTAATCTGAATATCTTTAAAAACAGTTCCGTTTGAAATTTTTGCAACGCCAGAAATAGTGGGATGGGTTTCATAGTCAAAAAGATTTGGGTCTGCTACAAATAATTCGCCTGTGCTGGAATTTAAACCCATTGCACCTGGTAAATTTTGCGAAATGATTTCGTATTTTAAATTTCCTTGATTGGTCGTTGCGTTAATTTTACCAATTACTTGTTGTGATGAAGGATTTTCATCCATCGTTACTGCAAAATCTGATGCGGTAATTGTTGTTATATCTTCATCATGATTGCATGAAAATAAAATAAATAAGGAAAAAAATAACAATTTGGTATAGCTTAAATTCATTTTAATATTTTGTGAAACAAATATATCTTATTTCAACTTACATTGATAAAAATATTTATCGCATAAAAAAAGCCGACTATATTAAATAGCCGGCTATATGATTGATTAATTTTTTAGAGCGAATAATTCGGTGCTTCCTGCGTGATAATCACGTCGTGCGGATGAGATTCTTTCAAACCACTTCCGGTAATCATAACCATTTTTCCGTCTTTCTGTAAAGTGTCGATATCTTTCGTTCCGCAATATCCCATTCCAGCTCTGATTCCACCAGTTAATTGAAAGACTACATCTTCTAATTTTCCTTTGTGTGGAACTCTTCCTTCAATTCCTTCTGGTACGAATTTCTTAGCTTCACTTTGAAAATATCTTTCTTTTCCGCCACGTCTCATTGCTGAAAGAGAACCCATTCCTTGGTACGCTTTAAACCTTCTACCTTGGAAAATAATATCTTCACCTGGTGCTTCGTCAGTTCCCGCTAATAATGAACCGAGCATTACTGCACTTGCTCCGGAAGCTAAGGCTTTTACAATGTCTCCAGAAAGTTTAATTCCACCATCAGCAATTACTGCAACGTTTTTGGTCTTCGCATATTCGAAAACATTATAAATAGCAGAAAGTTGAGGAACACCAACTCCGGCTACAACTCTGGTTGTACAGATAGAACCTGGACCAATACCAACTTTTAAAATATTTGCACCTGCTTCTATTAAATCTTTAGCAGCTTCTGCGGTAACAATGTTTCCACCTACAATATCAAGTTCTGGGAAGTTTTTGCGAATTTCTGCAACTTTATCTAAAACTCCTTTTGAATGTCCATGTGCAGAATCTACGGCGATAATATCAACGCCAGCTTTTACCAAAGCGGTAACTCTTTCAATAGTATCTTCGCCAATTCCAACTCCGGCACCCACGATTAGTTTTCCATTGCTGTCTTTATTTGCATTGGGATATTCCAGTTGATTGTCGATATCTTTAATGGTAATTAAACCTACTAATTTAAATTCTTTATCAACGATAGGAAGTTTCTCAATGCGGTTTTTTAATAGAATTTGTTTGGCTTGTTCCAGCGTAGTCGATTTGTCAGAAGTGATCAATTTATCTTTGGTCATCAATTCTTCTACTTTCGCATCAAGGTTTTCTTGATACTTTACATCTCTATTGGTAATAATTCCAATTAAAGTGTTTTCAGCATCAACTACAGGTAAACCAGAAATTTTATAATCAGCCATTAAATCTTTGGCGTATTTTAAACTATGATCTTTAGTAAGCGTCACCGGATCAGAAATCATTCCATTTTCAGAACGCTTCACCTTGTACACTTGGGCAGCTTGTTCTTCAATGGGCATATTTTTATGGATAAATCCAATACCACCAACTCTTGCTAATGCAATCGCCATTTCAGCTTCGGTTACCGTATCCATTGCTGCGGAAACGATAGGAGCATTAAGTGTAATTTTATCGGAAAGTCGTGATTTTAGGGAAACCTGGTTAGGTAAAACTTCTGAGTAAGAAGGGATTAGAAGTACGTCATCGAAAGTGATGGCCGTTTCTACGATTTTGTTGTGGATAGACATCTTTACTTTCTGTGCAAAATTAAGTTATTTTTATTAAAGATAAAAATATGTGCTTTTTTATTAACAAAACTTTAATATGCATTTTTCAAAAGAATCCATTGTGCTTTTTGAATTCTAGTTCCAGCTTCATCAGTCAATATATAATACGTCCAGTATGTTCCTGTCGGATAACTCATGCCAGTTTTTGATTTTCCGTCCCAAAACGATTTGTTTTTTTCGCCATGTTCATACACTTTCGTACCGTATCTGTCAAAGATTGCCAATTGTAGATTGCTCATGTTCCCCAAGGCCGAGTAATCCCAAACATCATTAATGCCATCATCATTTGGCGAAAAAACATTAGGGAGAAGGGTATTTGGATTTCCCGGTTGGTCCGGAATATCAGTTTGAATTAAATCTATTTTTCTAACTACGTAACAATTATTTCTGGTAATCACTCTGGCAAAAACTTCTGTGTTATTTGTAACAAAAGAGGTAATTTGATTTCCTGTAATTTCATTACTACCACTCTCTGCATCGCTGTTTAATCGATAGTATTTTATGATATCACTGTCTGGATTGGCAATAGTCGATTCCGTCAAATCATAAACATAACTTCTGTTATTAAAGCTTTTTGGAAAGATGGCGTTTTTTAATTCAGCAGTAGGCGAAGCATAAATCGTAAATGAAGCTTTAAATATTTCATAGAAACCACTTTCTGCATTTACCCGATAAACCATTCTGTTTTCTCCAGAAAAATCCTCATTAATTTTTACTAAAATATCCTCACCATCAACAATTGCAGTTCCAGATAGTGGTTGGGTTAGAATTTGAATTGACTTCACGACTTCTTTAATTCTTGGTGGACTGAAAGAAGGACTGACTACAAAAGAATGACAGAAGCTACCAAGATATTTATCAGTCAAAGTATAAGGGCAAACATCTACAAATATGGGATCTGTGGTGAAGCTAAATCCAGTGTAAAAACAAACGCAGGTATAATTCCCAGGAAGAGTAGGCGTGTAATTTGAACTCGTTGCGCCTAGAATATCCACGCCGTTTCTTTGCCATTGAAAACTAATGAAATCGGTATTATTCAAATAAAGGTAAACACCTTCTTCAATACAGTTCCCGTTTTTGATGATGAACGGGTCATTTGAAAAGCCGGTATAACTGCTTCCGAAACCTGCATACGGATAGCCACCGACCACATCTACAATCAGACTTTTGTTAGAGGTGATATTGATGTCTCCTACATTATAAGGTCTTGTAAAATAGGACCAGCCAGGCTTCCCTACGATTGGCGAAAGATTGGTGACCGCAGCTCCATTGTAAAGGATGGTCGCGTTGTCTTCTGTCTTAACAGTTATTTTATTATCCATACGTACCACGCCGATTTTTTCAACGCTCGGGATTTGAATGGTGTTGGTTAATTTCTGTCGCGGATCTGGCAGATAATTTTTATCGAGAGGGTAAGAAAATAGCATTCCGCTGGAAAACCAGGTGCGATCTGCCACGGGACCTCTGACCAACATATTGAAACCTCCAATGAGCTGATAGAAATAAATTGGTTCAGAAGACCGAATGTACATTCCCCTGGTCGGTACGGTGATGGGCTCCGTATTCACAAAATTTGGTTGATTTCCATCAATCCATTTATTATCCCGATTTGGGTAAGGCCCAATGAAATGCTGTCCTTTGTTCAAAGTTATAAAGGGTGTAGTGTCATCATTGAAATAGATTTTGGTATTGTCCTTAGTTGCCAGGAATAAAGGTTTTTCCACACCGGATTCAGATTTTGTCATTCCATTGACAATGAAATATTCTTTGCCGATTTTTGACGTCGGAACCGTTTGGTCAAAATTCATATTCCCGGACTCTTCACCAACATCCTGACTTATAAAATTACCGTTAGAAACAACCACGGGTTGGTCAGAAGTTATTTTTGCACCAATTAAATTAGGATCATTATCATCTAAAATTCCGCTCGGATTGTTGTTTTTTTTATCTGCTGCAACAATAAAAGATTCGCCTTTATTTAAAGTAAAATTCAGTTCATCGTCGGTACTTCCATCAGAAAAAATAATTCTGTTATCGAATTCGGAAACGCGTACGTGGGTATTGTCTTTTGTAGCCATCACCGACGCAACGTAATTTTTGTCATTCGGATTATTGCCATACAGAATGTTCTGATCCATTACGGTATAAAACTCTTTACCTAAGGCAGATTTTCCTTTAGAAGCAAAGACATCGGTAATCGGAGGAGAAGACAGCATCGGACCGGTGGCTACCCTTAGACTTGCATAAAAACTTTTCTCGCCGGTGATATGGATTCCACTTGAGATCACTTTCATAACCCGAAAATTTGTCATAACGTAAATCATGCTGCTGTCATTTAACTGAAACGCCGCGGGAGATGACTTGCTGATGGTCAAAGTTTTTAACAGAACATTATTGTTATAAACTTTCACCGTAAAAGGATCAACTTTGTCTGTGGAGAGGTAGAAGTATATTTCTGAAATCTGAAATCCAGATGCTGTTCGGTACAAAGGCGGAAACCAATGTTCTAAGTCTAATTGCGCTTTTGCATTTAAACCGAAAAATAGAAGAACAATTAAAAGGATTTTTGAAAATTTCATTGGCTAAATTTAATTAAAAAAAATAGCAATAATTTATTTAATAATGTTAAATTACTTCTTTACCATTTTATTCAAATCATTTTTCTCCGAATAATTAATAAGTCTCGAAATATCATCTGCCGTAAATTTACCCGAAACATCTACCAAAACCAATTCACTTCCCGATGCAATCGTAATCATTAGTCTTTTTATTTCTTCACCTTTTTGTTTTGCCCGAAAATGGATGGTTTCTTTTTCTTTCTTCACCGTGATCCATTCTTCGAAATTATCTTTCTTCAAATATTTAGCAAAATCAGCGATCATTTCTGAGTTTCCGTTTTCGATCGTCATCACTTTTATATCAGAAACTTTTTTGATGAGGTTAATGAGTTCTTCGCTTTCGCCATCATCACGCAGCGCCTTTTTCACAAAAGGTTTAGCCAGAAACATTGGGACATTTATACTGGTGAATTGTGCGCCTCTATAGTCGTAATGAGGATTGTCAAAAAATCCCATGTTTGGTTTCTCCGATACGATGCAGGATTGCAACGAGAATATAAGCAAGGCCAATCCAAAGAAGTAATATGATTTTTTCATGATTTTAGTTTAAAGGTTTAATGCTTCCACCGCTTACTGATTTCGCCGAGCCGTTGAAGCTTTTCGGAGTTCCTTTATATCTGATCGAAGCTCCGGAAGTTGCCGTTGCAGTTAAATTATCTGTAACCTGAATTTTCAGATTCGCACCAGAAGAAACATTGGCACTTCCATTTTTAGAAATCAAATCCTGAGCATTACAAGTTGCTGCACTCGTCATATTTACTTTGATGTTTTGCGCAGTTCCGACGATCGTTGCCATTGAACCACTCGTTCCTTCAAATTCAAAATTACTGGTATTCATATCGATTCTCGCACTGGAACCTGAACTGATATCAACGCTCACTGTATTTTTAATATTCAAATCTGCATTTAGATTTGCTCCCGAAGAAATATCGGTTTTGAAATTATCTTCATTAATGGTATTTAAAGTCGTAAGCAAAGATCCTGAAGAAACTTTTACCGAAGAAAGTCTTGGTGCTTCTATAGTTACCAACAGTTTTTTAAAATTTAAATTCTTGTTGTTTTTATCTTTTACTTTAATCACCAGAATCCCGTTTTCAACTTCCGTAGAAATATATTGCTGCATATTTGGATCGGTGTCTACTACGACTGATTGATTATTTCCCTGAGTGAAATTGACTTTAATTCCACTCGAAACTGAAACTCCGGTAAACTTGCCTACGTTTCGAACTTGAGTTATGCCGTTTGAAGTTATATTTTCTGTAGTTACCGAACTTTTAGTTGCTGATTTTTCGGCTTCATTGATGAGGTTGTTCACGTCATCCATCGAAATTTTCCCATCAAGCATCATTAAAACCGTATTTCCATCAGCATTAATACTCAACAACAGATTATCTAAAATTCCGTTGGTCGCATCAGAAGACAAAAATTTTATTTTATTGTCTTTGCTGTTCACCGTCATCAGTTCTTCATATTTCATGCTTTTGATGGAACTTGAAATGTCAGCTTGTAATTTCTGAAATTGATTTTGTGGTTTCTGGCCATCAGGTTTTTCAACAATTAAAATTTTCAAACCATTAATTTTACTGAGCAAAGGTTTAATTTGAGCCAGTTCATCATCAGCGATATTCAACTTGTTCAGCATGTTGAACATTGGTTTTGCAATCTTGATGGAAGTCACACCATCAGTTTCCTGGTACTTTTCAAAAAGCTGATCAAGTTTATCTTTCTGTGCATTGATCTGAAAGAAATGCGAAAAGAAAAGGGCGAATATTAAGAGTAATTTTTTCATGATATTAGATTTTAGTAATCATTGTTAAAGGATTTGATGACTTCGGTTTGAGCCATCGTTTTCGATACATTTTCAGACAGAATTCGGAAGGAATACTTCGTCAAGTCAATCGCTTCCTGTTCATTTTCTATTTTTTGTCCGTTGATAATCACGTAACTGGATTCGTATTTTGGAGTTTTTACAGTCGTCTTTTCTTTATCTCTTGGAACAGAAACTTCTGCATACCGTTCTCGCGATGTTCTGTTAATTCTTCCTCTTTTTGGAATAATCTGCTCCATGATATCTGCAGTATTAATTTGTTCTACAGTTCGCGTGGAATCAGAAATAATACTGTCGGATTTTATTTTTAAAGAATCATTAATCGCATTCACGGCCAATTGTGATTCCTGGTGAAAACTATCTTTCTGTTTTAGGATTTCATTTTGAACCAGTTGATTTTGTTGATCAATGGTATTTCTGCTTTCATAATTAAAGAAAATACCGATTGATACTAGCAAAATTACACTTGCGGCCATCCAAAATGTTTTCGGGAAAGAACCACTTTTCGTTTTCGAAACTAAAGGAATAACTTTTTCTTCCTGCTTTGTTTTCTCCAGGAAATCTTCAAAATCCCAATTCATTTTCTCTTCTTTGAGCTCCTGCGTAATTTCCTTATATTTATCTTGAGTTTGATCTTTTTTCATCGTGATAATTGTTATAAACTTTCAATCATTCTGTTTTCGAAATCCATTAATTTTTGGATCTGCTCTTTCACTTTTTGTCTTGCGCGCATCAGATTTACTCTTACGGCATTTTGTTCCATTTCCAGAATTTCAGAAATCTCCGCCACATCAAAATCTTCTACATCTTTCAAATGAATCACCGCTTTCTGCTTCTCCGGAAGTTCATTAATAAAACCAATAATCTGTTCCTTCATATTATTAGACTCCACTTCATGAATTTCACTTCTGTGTTTTTGAAAATCAGCAAAACCCATTTTCACGTCTTCGTGCTTTAATCGGTTCAGACATTCATTTTTCACCGACTTCATTGCATACGATTTCAAGTTTCCGAAACTCGCCAGCTCTTCTTTTTTCTGCCAGAATTTCATCATCAAATCCTGCACAACATCTTCCGCTTCGTCACTGCTGATCACGAATCTTTTCGCAAAACGATACATCTCATCCTTGAGACAGAATACCGTGTTTTTAAAGATTTCGTGGGTCATAGTTTTGTTTCTATAAGTAAGACAACTAATTTCCGAATTATATTACATCAAAATAAAAAAAACTTCAAAATAGTTTTTGAAGTTTCCTTTTTTAGACAAATTTTCTTGTCAATATTTATTTGGGCAGACATTTCCGCCTTCCACTCCCGCTTTTTTAATTGGTGGCTTAGTTTCGGCATGCTCAACCACCAATTAAAAAGAGCTCCGTTCAAGTCGGGCTGCAGATCGGATTTTATTTCTTTAGATATCTGTTGTGAATTTGTTTCAAATTTTCTTTTCTATTGAATTGTTTTACCAAACCGCTATTCTCACCAATAAATAGTTGAGCTTCGAGAATAGATTTCTTGATATCTAAATCTTTCATGATTGAGGTTTTTTATTTCAAAATTAAGAGAAATTTAATATCTACAAATCCGTCACCTTCTTCTCAATTTTATAAACCGTTCCTCTAAATGTCGCAACCAAAACTTTATGCTGATTCGTAATCGAAATATCGTAAACTCCGGTTTTTCTGGTATCGGAAATCAAAACACTTTCCGCGGTTAAAATATCTCCCAATCGAATTGCTTTCGTAAAGTTCATGGAACAATGTAGCGCAACCGAGGCTTCATTCGTATTATTACTCGAAAAAGCCAAAGCCGAATCTGCGAGGGAAAAAGTAATGCCGCCGTGAACCGTTCGCAGTCCGTTGATCATTTCTTGTTTTACAGGCATTTCAATC is a window from the Kaistella flava (ex Peng et al. 2021) genome containing:
- a CDS encoding cadherin repeat domain-containing protein, with the protein product MNLSYTKLLFFSLFILFSCNHDEDITTITASDFAVTMDENPSSQQVIGKINATTNQGNLKYEIISQNLPGAMGLNSSTGELFVADPNLFDYETHPTISGVAKISNGTVFKDIQITISLKDVLETTVSIHDFTFSINENPTNQMLIGKITGTTNVGNLTYSIESQSNTNALKIDAATGNLYVLTRSYFDFETNPVITAIVKASNNTVSALSNIKIILKDLNSCDEENANMENDFADYVNSGNYSIHTTMDLATHEYTFQVTEAINLCSVGYQSYTGKPCVIEIVDENNTVLYSNIFTFSTTHQDYKSLPLINLQPNKNYTIRRRFENYNNTSDIIGKLFHTNDYSSSVVPFVTGKIIITQSRYYDLYNSTINKSSIPYITLGYSLP
- a CDS encoding RNA polymerase sigma factor, translating into MTHEIFKNTVFCLKDEMYRFAKRFVISSDEAEDVVQDLMMKFWQKKEELASFGNLKSYAMKSVKNECLNRLKHEDVKMGFADFQKHRSEIHEVESNNMKEQIIGFINELPEKQKAVIHLKDVEDFDVAEISEILEMEQNAVRVNLMRARQKVKEQIQKLMDFENRMIESL
- the guaB gene encoding IMP dehydrogenase, with the translated sequence MSIHNKIVETAITFDDVLLIPSYSEVLPNQVSLKSRLSDKITLNAPIVSAAMDTVTEAEMAIALARVGGIGFIHKNMPIEEQAAQVYKVKRSENGMISDPVTLTKDHSLKYAKDLMADYKISGLPVVDAENTLIGIITNRDVKYQENLDAKVEELMTKDKLITSDKSTTLEQAKQILLKNRIEKLPIVDKEFKLVGLITIKDIDNQLEYPNANKDSNGKLIVGAGVGIGEDTIERVTALVKAGVDIIAVDSAHGHSKGVLDKVAEIRKNFPELDIVGGNIVTAEAAKDLIEAGANILKVGIGPGSICTTRVVAGVGVPQLSAIYNVFEYAKTKNVAVIADGGIKLSGDIVKALASGASAVMLGSLLAGTDEAPGEDIIFQGRRFKAYQGMGSLSAMRRGGKERYFQSEAKKFVPEGIEGRVPHKGKLEDVVFQLTGGIRAGMGYCGTKDIDTLQKDGKMVMITGSGLKESHPHDVIITQEAPNYSL
- a CDS encoding DUF4252 domain-containing protein; this translates as MKKSYYFFGLALLIFSLQSCIVSEKPNMGFFDNPHYDYRGAQFTSINVPMFLAKPFVKKALRDDGESEELINLIKKVSDIKVMTIENGNSEMIADFAKYLKKDNFEEWITVKKEKETIHFRAKQKGEEIKRLMITIASGSELVLVDVSGKFTADDISRLINYSEKNDLNKMVKK
- a CDS encoding PaaI family thioesterase, coding for MTPYELAQYMLNQDHFSQWMGIKLIEVREKYCLIEMPVKQEMINGLRTVHGGITFSLADSALAFSSNNTNEASVALHCSMNFTKAIRLGDILTAESVLISDTRKTGVYDISITNQHKVLVATFRGTVYKIEKKVTDL
- a CDS encoding T9SS type A sorting domain-containing protein, with amino-acid sequence MKKILSIVLLTGLVTSVFAQTLWTDNFESYPIGNLGTQGGWDRDGNGASGSANWTKVANIDAAHGKSFQLASTGANSEGEWHYHDTKWSTKTSGNDIFVLEFDYYTGAASIGYGIVQIYDTDAGYEMPFEIGWDPTEKYVYIADQGNGVILVENATPNTWYHIKAALNTTDGEVKVQVNNTGEITEFFSTPGLVPQELDFLLQSISNVGIDNIIVSATSTDPFLAVSDVNSAKAKVSVYPNPATDVINVKSDNKISQISIFDVSGKVVKTSLETSVNVENLAKGTYLVSVRYADGTTETKKVIKK
- a CDS encoding DUF4252 domain-containing protein is translated as MKKLLLIFALFFSHFFQINAQKDKLDQLFEKYQETDGVTSIKIAKPMFNMLNKLNIADDELAQIKPLLSKINGLKILIVEKPDGQKPQNQFQKLQADISSSIKSMKYEELMTVNSKDNKIKFLSSDATNGILDNLLLSINADGNTVLMMLDGKISMDDVNNLINEAEKSATKSSVTTENITSNGITQVRNVGKFTGVSVSSGIKVNFTQGNNQSVVVDTDPNMQQYISTEVENGILVIKVKDKNNKNLNFKKLLVTIEAPRLSSVKVSSGSLLTTLNTINEDNFKTDISSGANLNADLNIKNTVSVDISSGSSARIDMNTSNFEFEGTSGSMATIVGTAQNIKVNMTSAATCNAQDLISKNGSANVSSGANLKIQVTDNLTATATSGASIRYKGTPKSFNGSAKSVSGGSIKPLN
- a CDS encoding gliding motility-associated C-terminal domain-containing protein → MKFSKILLIVLLFFGLNAKAQLDLEHWFPPLYRTASGFQISEIYFYLSTDKVDPFTVKVYNNNVLLKTLTISKSSPAAFQLNDSSMIYVMTNFRVMKVISSGIHITGEKSFYASLRVATGPMLSSPPITDVFASKGKSALGKEFYTVMDQNILYGNNPNDKNYVASVMATKDNTHVRVSEFDNRIIFSDGSTDDELNFTLNKGESFIVAADKKNNNPSGILDDNDPNLIGAKITSDQPVVVSNGNFISQDVGEESGNMNFDQTVPTSKIGKEYFIVNGMTKSESGVEKPLFLATKDNTKIYFNDDTTPFITLNKGQHFIGPYPNRDNKWIDGNQPNFVNTEPITVPTRGMYIRSSEPIYFYQLIGGFNMLVRGPVADRTWFSSGMLFSYPLDKNYLPDPRQKLTNTIQIPSVEKIGVVRMDNKITVKTEDNATILYNGAAVTNLSPIVGKPGWSYFTRPYNVGDINITSNKSLIVDVVGGYPYAGFGSSYTGFSNDPFIIKNGNCIEEGVYLYLNNTDFISFQWQRNGVDILGATSSNYTPTLPGNYTCVCFYTGFSFTTDPIFVDVCPYTLTDKYLGSFCHSFVVSPSFSPPRIKEVVKSIQILTQPLSGTAIVDGEDILVKINEDFSGENRMVYRVNAESGFYEIFKASFTIYASPTAELKNAIFPKSFNNRSYVYDLTESTIANPDSDIIKYYRLNSDAESGSNEITGNQITSFVTNNTEVFARVITRNNCYVVRKIDLIQTDIPDQPGNPNTLLPNVFSPNDDGINDVWDYSALGNMSNLQLAIFDRYGTKVYEHGEKNKSFWDGKSKTGMSYPTGTYWTYYILTDEAGTRIQKAQWILLKNAY
- a CDS encoding DUF6759 domain-containing protein, with the translated sequence MKGFYLLFSFLVLMSCDILSPKNTINKPAYSSNINNERREFATLISNDQINKKKINAEVVNYLLNDADPKEKNTAAVIENTSRCDMILRLVGVSNNKIYNLPISRNSKNQFIIEKGNYTLKSNIFEAKYYSQKNITEPLILKLSNN